Genomic segment of Eschrichtius robustus isolate mEscRob2 chromosome 7, mEscRob2.pri, whole genome shotgun sequence:
TATGCAGTGTGCCCTCACGCTGGTTTGTTCTGCCAGCTCAGCTACACGTCCTGGGAGGACACCATGGCGGCTGAACAGAGGAGAATCAAAATCTGTGTGTCTCAAAACAAAGATCTGGATCCTAAGTTTTTCTCTGCTTCTAAACCAACCACTTTGCCTCTCTGAACCTTGATTatctcatttataaaaatgaggACAACACACCCTGAACATAAACAGGATTACCGTAAAGATCAAATTGGGTGACGGACCTGAAAGCCTCTATCTTCGAAACACGGTGAAGATTATAAGGGAATCACTATTATTTGCCCCACAATAAAAGTTCGCAGTGAGGGAAAAcgggttttttcttcttcacgTGCACAAGTTAATTTACAGCAGTCTAAACCAGTAACACGCGCTTCTGAATTACTGAGCTAAGCATCAGGTTCACGCAAAGAATACCTCCACCAGATCCTTTCTTGGTCTCAACTTCAAGAGGGGTTCACTGAGGCGGATGGAACACATTCCGCCCCTGCCTTCGTAGCTGCATATCCCAGCGCACCTGGAAAACAACCACCACAAAACCGTCGCTTAGCAAACATACGCGAAAGGGAAGCGGACGGGAAAGGGCAACCGCTGGTTCCTTGTCGCACGGTCCAGACTGAGCGGgctctggggcgggggggggggggggggggggggcggctctCTCGAGAGCGCACGCGCGGCCGCTCGGCGGGGCGGTCCCTGCCTTTAGCGCCAGCTGGGGAGGCACGTGAGCAGCAGGGGCTCCCCGAACCCCAGCCGGGCCGTAAGAGCTCTCGAAGAAGGCCGTCCCGTTCTGCCGCTCCCCGCCTCCTCCCTACACGCCACCGTCGGTCAGTCGTCGGTGGCGGTGACGGCCAGGTCTCCAGCAGCCTGTGTCCAGAAGTATCGAGGAAACCCACGTACGCAGCAGCATGGCACTAGAAACACACTTCCGTGTCGTACCTTCATCTCTTACTTCAGGGCGCTTCGCCTCCATCCAAGAGCAAGCGCGGTGGCCTCGAACCGCACCGTCAACTTCTCAACTCCGTTCGTATGCGGGAGCAGGTTACCTGGAGCCGGCATTTCCCGGACTCGGCGTGCCGGAAAGGGCTGCTTTGAGACGCACCCCGCCCCGAAGATCCCCTGGACCCAGAAGTAGGGAAACgccagccccttccccaccccgacCCGCGAGCTCGCGGCCCAGCGGCGGAACCCGCCGAACCCGGCAGGGACTGCACGCGTCCCGGGGAAGAAAGCAAGCCGCGGCCCAGGCCTCCTTTCTCAGGGGCGGGTTCCGGCTGCTTCTCCCGCCTGGGTCCTAAAGCGCTCCCGTAAGCCCCATCAGAAAAGGGTCAGCTCATCGTCCTAACGCCAAGGAACGTCCCCTTACAAGCCAAACCGCCGCGGGGTGGGCCCCAGGGCTCCCCTGACGCTGTCTGGGCGGGACAGAGAAGGGCAAGGAAGGGAAGGGACACAGGACCGACGGGCCGCCTGCCCGCAGCTCCAGAGCCCGGGCTGAGGCCGccggcgccccccgcccccggcgcgGCTCGGGACTCACAGCGTCATTCGCATGCTCCACTTCACCTCGACCGCCTCCAGACAGCCCCAGAAGAAACGGTCGTTGAACTGCACAAACAGGGCCTGCAAATCGGGGGTGGGGTCCACCAGCTCCCAGGACGCGTCCACCAGAGACAGGGGCTCCTGGGCCAGATTGCGCTCCGAGACCTGCAAGTTCCACTCCTCCTGAAGCCGCAGCGCCAAAACCAGGTCCTCATCCATGGCTGCCGGGGTCCAGGCCGGGGGACTCCACGTCCCGGAGCCTCGGACGGCCGGGTCGAGCTCCTCCTAGGAGATACCGGCCCGCGGGTCAGCCCACCGATCTCGCGAGACTCAGGCAAACTGGCTCGAGAACGGAACCTGTCCCAGACGCCGAAGTCAAGCTTCTggggctcaaaaaaaaaaaaaaaaagaaccccccCCCCCGTGACAGCACCTCCCAGTGGGCTCAAAACTTGGGTTCCCAGGGCTTGAGCCGGAGGCAGGTTTCAGAAACCTGGTTATTACCGCCTTCACGGTTCGCGAGTAACGTCAAACACCAACGTCACACTCGGTTCTGGCGCAGCACCTACGTCTCTCTGCCCCGCCCTCCACTCGCGTCCGCGATAGCTTCTTCGGCGCATGCGCCCTAGGCCGCTGGCGCTGCTGCGCAGGCGCAGTGCCTGACGTTCATAGCCGGGCGCAGGCGTACTCGTCCCTCTTCCAGCCTGCTTCCGCAGCCCTGGAGTTGGACCCGGCTTGGGTGGGCCTCGACAGCGGCGGCACCGGCGACGGCGATAGTGACAGGGACTGCGTGAGTCCCGGACGGAAATGGCGATGGCGATGTCAGACAGCGGGGCGAGCCGCCTGCGGCGGCAGCTGGAATCGGACGGCTTCGAGGCGCGGCTGTACGTGAAGCAGCTCTCGCAGCAGTCGGACGGAGACCGAGACCTGCAGGAGCACCGGCAGCGCATCCAGGCGCTGGCGGAGGAGACGGCGCAGAACCTGAAGCGCAACGTCTACCAGAACTACCGACAGTTCATAGAGACGGCCCGCGAGATCTCCTACCTGGAGAGCGAGATGTATCAGCTCAGCCACCTGCTGACCGAGCAGAAGAGCAGCCTGGAGAGCATCCCGCTTACCTTGCTGCCGGCTGCCGCCGCCGCGggggccgccgccgcctccggaggggaggaggggggaggcggcGCGGGGGGCCGCGACCACCTCCGGGGCCAGGCTGGCTTTTTCCCCAGCCCCGGGGGCGCCTCCCGCGACAGTTCCGGGCCAGGCGAGGAAGGAAAGCAGCGCACTCTCACCACCCTGCTTGAGAAGGTGGAAGGCTGCAGGCACCTGCTGGAGACGCCGGGTCAGTACCTGGTGTACAACGGGGACCTGGTGGAATACGAGGCGGACCACATGACCCAGCTGCAGCGGGTGCACGGCTTTCTCATGAACGACTGTTTGCTGGTGGCCACTTGGCTGCCACAGCGGCGGGGGATGTATCGCTACAACGCCCTCTATCCCCTGGATGGTTTGGCCGTGGTCAATGTCAAGGACAGCCCGCCCATGAAGGACATGTTCAAGCTGCTCATGTTTCCCGAGAGCCGTATTTTTCAAGCGGAGAACGCAAAAATCAAACGAGAGTGGCTGGAAGTGCTGGAGGAAACCAAGAGGGCCCTCAGTGAAAAAAGACgcagggggcaggaggaggcagCTGCCCCTCGAGGGCCACCTCAGGTGACTTCCAAGGCCAGCAACCCATTTGAGGACGAAGACGACGGCGAGCCAGCTGTTCCCGAGGCAGAAGAAGAGGAGGTGGACCTCTCCGTGGAATGGATCCAGGAATTGCCTGAAGACCTGGATGTCTGTATTGCCCAGAGGGACTTTGAAGGGGCCGTCGACCTGCTGGATAAACTGAACCATTACCTGGAAGATAGGCCCAGCCCACCTCCTGTGAAAGAACTAAGGGCCAGAGTGGATGAGCGCGTCGGCCAGCTCACTGAGGTGCTAGTGTTTGAACTGTGCCCAGGTCGGTCCCTGAGAGGTGGTCCCAAGGCCACCCGCCGGGCGGTTTCTCAGCTAATCCGGCTTGGCCAGTGCACGAAGGCTTGTGAGCTCTTCTTGAGAAACAGGGCAGCGGCTGTGCATACTGCGATACGCCAGCTTCGCATCGAAGGTGCCACTTTACTCTACATTCATAAGCTctgccacgtcttctttaccaGCCTTCTggagaccgccagggaatttgaGACGGACTTTGCGGGCACCGACAGCGGCTGCTACTCTGCCTTTGTGGTCTGGGCGAGGTCCGCCATGGGCATGTTTGTGGATGCGTTTAGCAAGCAGGTGTTTGATAGTAAGGAGAGCCTCTCCACGGCGGCTGAGTGTGTAAAAGTGGCCAAAGAGCACTGTCAACAACTGAGCGACATCGGCCTAGACCTCACCTTCATCATCCACGCCCTCCTGGTGAAAGACATCCAAGGGGCCTTGCACAGTTACAAAGAAATCATCATCGAAGCCACTAAGCACCGCAACTCTGAGGAGATGTGGAGGAGGATGAACCTGATGACCCCGGAGGCCCTGGGGAAACTCAAAGAGGAGATGAAGGGCTGTGGCGTGGGAAACTTCGAGCAGTACACGGGGGATGACTGCTGGGTGAACCTGAGTTACACGGTGGTTGCTTTCACCAAACAGACCATGGGCTTCTTGGAAGAGGCACTGAAGCTGTACTTCCCGGAGCTGCACATGGTGCTTTTGGAGAGCCTGGTGGAAATCATTTGGGTCGCTGTTCAGCACGTGGATTACAGTCTTCGGTGTGAGCAAGATCCAGAGAAGAAGGCTTTTATCAGACAGAATGCATCCTTTCTGCATGAAACGGTCCTCCCCGTGGTGGAGAAAAGGTTTGAGGAGGGTGTGGGGAAACCCGCCAGGCAACTCCAGGACCTGAGAAATGCATCGAGACTGATTCGTGTGAATCCCGACAGTACAACGTCAGTGGTCTGATGCCTGGACCTGTTTATGTGTATCCGTGTATGTTGCTTATGGATTATTTATATTAAGTTGCAGTAGCATATTCTTTATAGTCTCAAAcatgtcttaaaaataaaagatgcccTCTGGGATAGAAGTGCAAaagcaaaaggagaaagaaaaaagtgttaaATTAAGGCCATATGACCAAAACGCTGGAATTATTGAAATATATAATATGCTTTCCTTTTAAATTATGCAGCTCTCTAATGCATATATCACCACACTATAGCATTTCAGCTTATCCTTTGACTCACGACACCCTTTCTCACGGTGCAGGTTATGCAGCGCCGATAAACAATATCTGTAAACACAGAGTTTAAGTATGTCGTGAATGTCTCCCCGTTCACAAAAATGTTAGGTTTCTTAAAGGGTACTGTGCCATGTAAAACACCCTGCGCCCTATACTTCCACATCTTAAAATGCGTTTGAacaatttgggggaaagaaaggagTTGAGGAAATTGGTTTTAGGGTAAACGTTGGTCAAAAGAATTCCTTCGTGAAGGAAGCTAGCGTGCGGACTTGAGTACTCCAGTCCTTATAGAGCACAAGGGGAAGCTGTCATAAACACAGTTCCAACGTAATTTAAATGGTTCATCGTTTTTAGCTGCTAATTAGCAGCTTGATAACACTTGATTTGGGAGCATTTACTTGAAAATCTTAAGAACTGTCATCAATTTCTTGTTTTACATATTTCTGAGTTGTCTGAAGTTCCCctttagaatattaaaaaaagataaaaaatgagaCACATCGAAGAACCTGACAGCACTTTTGGTGTGGCTTACACGTAGCGGCTCAGACTTCATGCAAGTGGGAGAAAAGTTTTCAGATTTCAGGGTCTGGGTGGGTGGGAAGTCAGGGAAAATCCTATGCAGACCCCACAGCGTTCTTAAGTATGACTGCTTTGAGCAGAGATTTGTTCTTGTTTCTTCGTGGCTGAGTGGATAGTTTTCCGTGGCTAAGGGTAAGTGTTTTTTCGTCTCACAGAAAAGTGAGACAGTGTGCCcaaaggaaggaggggaagaaCCTTTGGTGACGCCTAAAATGCTCCAGGCTgcatttctcttgttttattttttaattttatttgttttccaaaCTGAATATAATGCTTACTTCAGATTGTTTAGTAAACAAAAATAACTAAAGAAATTCGAGCTTCCCGAGGTTTCTAAACTTGCATCCATTGTATATTGATTATCTGGCCTTCCTCATACTTGGAGACAAACTGCTGCGACCCGTTTTCCCCCTAACTTACAGTTGTGATGCTTGTTCCTAAGTGTCATTTCTGATGCCGATGACTTCAAAAGGTCGTTTCCTTTATCCGAAGGAAAATAGTGGTATTAAGACTGTGGGAATTATGTAAAACCTAAAATAGCTTCTAATAGCAGGTTAGGGTTGTAAAGCTCCTTGACTTAATTACTCATATGCCTGACGAAcctcttattttatatttagctCTGCATATCTAAAAGGTTGGAAATTATCAAAGTTAAAGattttctttgacatttttttcaCATAACTTTAGCATTTGCTAGATAGTAACTGTAACTGGATATCTCAGTTGAACAAAAACAGTTATaatctgcctttttgttttttaagatcacTGGAAACTTGAATTTGATAAAAATGTTATGATTATTTTGTGCCGCTTAAAGTTTCTAAAATCATACTGTATGAAACATGTATTGTGTCAGTATTTGATGCTGGGTCCATGAAATGATACTTCTGAAATCAAAACTTCTCTTACGGCATGAAGTGATAAAAACCTCAGTGCGTATGTGCTCAGATGCTATTTAAATGGTAGACTCTTCACAGAACTGTCTGCTTTTTAAAACTGGAAGTACAGAATTTTCTTGTGTTAAAAGTTGTGTGTTCCTTAATCAGAGTtgtagctggaggaattaggctgtTGGTGAATCAGGTCGTGTGGGAAATTGATTAAAGACCATCGATGTTGCAACGTGCCTTCGTGCCAGGACAGAGCAATTTCGCTGCATTTCCTCCAAGTGGGGTCAGAGCGCTTCTCTCTAGTTCTCGTTCAGTTAGACACCAAAACAAGGTCTGAAAATGGAATGCGGTTAGAGATTGCCCAAAAATATAGTACATACGGTATTATACCATTTAAGTGTTGATTGCCTTGTCTCGGTTGCTTCGAAGATAACACTGTCACTTGAGCTTGAAATCAGACTTGATTGAATTAATTAGTGTTGAAGAAAGACGCCCTGTGGAGTTAAGTCTGTTTTTGATTAAAGCCTCATTTCACTTAAGTGCTGAAAACTCAcctatttttgtttaaaacactACCTATGGTTGTCATCAGCACTTGTACTTTGCAACTTGCTTTCCTGGGATTGGGAATTCGGGACTTGACATGTAGTATAAAATCAGTATGTGTACATTTTGCTTATTGGTATGCTGTGATCTGAGGGAGTCTTGAAATGTTTTACCAAAATAAAGCTGAAAATTTTTCTTACACTGGATAAAATCGATTGATATTACaatgttatatttatttcttttctttaatgagGATTTAATATTGTTATGTTCATGTTACTGAAATGTTTTAAACGCCTAGGttgttttctactttttgtttttctgtatgagGAGTAATAGGTACAAAACTGTTAGCTTATTTAAGTAAGTGTTCTGCTACTATCAGAATTGTGAATTAAGTCAGATTGCAACTTTTTACTATTCCCTTGAACGGGAGATTTCAGATGTACAAAATGTGAATTTACTCTAAAAACTGggtgttagggacttccctggcggtccagtggttaagactgcgcgcttccaatgcgggggggcgtgggtttgatccctggtcaaggaactgagatcccgcatgccacagggcgcagccaaaaataaataaataagtaaaaataaaaatataaaaagtgggATTCATAGCATCTGCACATCTTTAAGTGAAGAAAATATAATGTGGGCTATATGACCTAGGAACTAGGATCATAAATGACaaggatctcttttttttttttttttttaaacgtggaTATTGCGGGAACTATCACGCATAATTGATTTAACAGTATTTAGCGAATGCTATGCCTCACATTGACTAAAATGCGGGGTGGGGAGGACAAAATAAAGTTAAGCATGCTTTCACTTAATATGCTTAAGAATTGgtgaaaatagagaataaaaacttggaaaaaataaattagcaaATGAAAGGCAAAACTGTTGCAAATTAAATTCAgcaaaattaattagtttatcaataaataattgaataattgCAAGCCGTgttggaaaaaaaaccaaaaaaacaagacCAAACAACCTGCGTGTCGCAGCTTAAGTGCCATGGGAATGCCgagaaggaagagggcagtgttaCTCTGAGGAGTTTGGAAAGGCCTCGTGGAATTGTTGGCCTTGGAGCAGGTCCTGGAAGAAGGGACAAGATTTAGGTGTGCAAGGAAGATGGGCATGCAAGTGTGAGCAAAGACACACAGCAGGCGCGCGTGCGTGCTTGGGACAGTCTTGTGAAGTAATGTCACTGTCACAGCGCCGTTGCAGATGTGCTAGAGATTTGAGGAGAGGAACGCTGTGTCTGTAATTCATCCCTACTAAGGAAGCTTCCATCGTGCAGAGGGTAGGAAGTAAGAAGTCCACGTCATCCTGCCCGAGCCCCCGGTGACCCCCTCGGCATAGGTGCCACTGGTAAGAGCTTCTCATACATCTTTTCCCCAGAAATTGGACTGTACGGCACCTACTGTTGAGCTCTTGCTCTTATTCGAGTGCCACCAGTTCAGTATTTCTCGGAAGTGCTCACATCAGTACCTCACCGGGCTGGATTTTTCTGTGATTGAACAGCACCCAGTCACAATGAATGGATCTGTCAGAATCGCGCACTTTCCAATTACTTTGCTGTCTTCAGGTTTTTTGCCAAAAATCCTGAAAAAAGCTCtcggtgcatgtatctttgctTACATGTGTGACTGTGTCTTAGGACACATTTCCAGAAATTGCTCGGCCAAACCgtacattttaaatttaggtaaatgggacttccctggtggtgcagtggttgagaatctgcctgccgatgcaggggacacaggttcgagccctggtccaggaagatcccacatgcctcagagcaactaattTACATCTTTTAACTCAATTTTGAActgttttcacacacacacacacacacacacacacacgcacacaaatcgGCATGCAACAGTTGTCCTAAGGTAAAACACAAGTCACCTTAAAACTGTTGCACGTATTTTCACCCAAGGTTGAAAAATTGTTTATCCTGAACGTGAAAACCTGTAACAAATTTAAATTAGTTATATAAAACTCGTTACCTGTAGTTTTCTCCTTGcaaagatccaaaaaaaaaaaaaatgtccaagtAACTAATATACTTCAGTCACAGCATAATCCTGGATGATCCCCACACCAAAACTAGATGCTCCTTTAGTTTTAAACCCATCATCAGAGACCAAGAGAACATCATTTCGTTTTATACAAAACAAAATTCACATGTGCCGAAAAAGAAAGAgccaaaaaaaccagaaacaaaaaccCTAGTACTGACAGTAACGTTCAGTACACTAATTAGTGGCCAAAATGCCActgatcaaaaaataaaatagtggccGTATATCACTGCAAAGAAATCCAAGAGGCTTTTAACCCTTTGGCAtcagaaatccagatttttccAATTATGTGAATGCGTCCCTCCTACGTGCCAAGAATAGAGAAAGTGTGTGTGCcggcacagaaagaaaaagaactaccGTTCACTGCACCACCCAGAGAATTGGCTTTAACAGAGACTTCTTACAAGGTTAGGCAGAAACCAAAAAATGGTTATTAGCTGCTTGTGTCAACAATTTTAAGTGGAGGTGATTGAGTTCTAAGGTTCAAAGTAAAACTTTAAAGGGGAAAAAGGTTAGGCTGGATAGAAAATGTCAAGACTCAGATTGTTGTTTCTGATAAGGACCCAACAAAATGAATCTTTAATGACTTGAACTGCAGGATAAGGGATCCCAAGGATGCAGTCATTTTTAGTAAAGTGCTATCAGTAAAGTACTATTCTGAGCAAACTGCATTTTATGATGacaacaaaaggaaagaagatgtggtaaggACTATACACCTATATTCTACTCCCAGTGTTTGAGTTCTGGAAGGACCTGTATAATGAAGGAAGAATTCAAATATGAAATCATGCCAATCACATGTCAAATTTTCACTATAACTTTCCTAAAAAAGTGTTTTCCCCCAATATCTGTTAAtcacaaagaaacagaagctgTGAATGTacagttcagaaaataaaaacgGAGAAACTAATGACATCGTTATGACCAAGATGTTTGGTAAACAGTGAATTATGAATTGGGGATCATCAGGAAAAGGCTTTTTAAACAACCCTCCGGACTTCAAAAAATCTCTCCAGGTAGTAGATCTGTCCCAGTGTCATAGCAACTAGAACAAGAACTTCAAAGAAGGACCAAAGGGCCACTCTGCTGTTTGTGCTGTCATTGACTGCTCTGTGTCTTCTCTCCCAAACTTCCATGTATTCCTGTTCATGCTTTACAGCCGTCATCGCCACTGCGAGCTCATTAATCATTTCGTCTAGCTTGTTCTGTTGAGcttctgtttccatgtcttgtccTTTTGGAGCCTCCCCAGTATCAACGGTGAACATCACTTTGTCTTTGGGGTCATAGTGGACATCCTATTGCTAAAACAAAACTTACTATGTTCCATCCACGTGAGCAGCAAATGTGTATTTCCCACTGGACTCCCGGTCTCCTTTATAAGTTCCCGTATTATCAGGCCCTGTAATTTCCACGTCGATGTCCAGGAAGCTGCCCTTGGCCACCTCCAAGATGAGGCCCATCTCAGTGCCCGAGGTGACCCGCTGGAAGAAGCACTCCTTGGCAGGCCCGTCGACGCTGACGAAGTAGCCCGAGGCCGTGGCCGGGAGGGCGGCCAGGAGTGCCAGCAGTTCAGCGAGTGTCCTCATGGTGGGGCTGGGTCCGAAGCCAGGACCCAAGACCGGGACTGCGGCTTCCAGGCTATTCCGATTGTAAtaagatttattcatttttactcATCTGTGAAAAAAACTTACCAAGTTTTGCTTGTAATTTCTATGAGTGAGATTCAGCAaccttgtatttccttttttattaagcTCCCTACCTCTGTCCTTTGCCATTCTTTTCTTAGATGATCTTTGTCGTATGATTTTGTAGTTTATAGTATATTtaggaaattaatttttcatgTGTACTAAGTGTTACAGATATTTTGCCCCTCGTTTGTCAtgtattcatttatctatttatttatttatttttggagtaCAGTATATGTTAATCCATTACGAAGCCAGACTTATCTGAgttttttctgtgtgattcctATGTTTTCGGTCAGACTTTGAAAGGCCTTACTCACTTTGAGATTCCAAAAACACTCATGCTTTTCTTCTAGCAATTTAGTATATTGTAGTATTTGAAATTTTGCTCcgtctgtaaatttttttttttaattttatttttatttattttatttacttatggctgtgttgggtcttcgtttctgtgcgagggctttctctagttgcagcaagcgggggccactctccatcgcggtgcgcgggcctctcaccatcgcggcctctcttgttgcggagcacaggctccagacgcgcaggctcagtagttgtggctcacgggcctagttgctccgcggcacgtgggatcttcccagaccagggcttgaacccgtgtcccttgcattggcaggcagattctcaaccactgcgccaccagggaagcccctgtaatttgttttaaagaatgaTGTAAGAATCCCATTTTCCCACAACTATCAATAATTAGCAAATTGCTGCAGTAATTTTGAATCATCCTTCTTTTTCCCCCCCTTACTTGAAAtgccattttaataatttattatagtTGTACTAGATGTGTATCTGGGTACATCTTTGGCTCTATGTTCTGTTTCACTGATATTTTGATTTCTGTGCCATTATCAACCTGTTTTAATTGTAGATTTATAATTTAATAACAACTAGGACTGGTCTCATTCTTCTGCTGTTTcagttttttcctaagtattctTACATGTTTATTATTCAAATTGCATTTTGAATAATTTAATGACATTCCTTACCATCCTCCAAAAGAGTTGGCATTTTGATTGAAATCATATCGAATGTAGATCAATTTAGGGAAATTTGACATCTTTATAATTTTgaatcttcttatttatttatgcaaGTGTACTTTCATATTTCAGCagcattttcaaattttcttcagGTAGATCTTGCACGTTCTTGGTGAGTTTATTCCTCGGTACTTCATCTGTAATGCTTTTGTGAATGAAATCTTTACCTCCATTATGTTTTCTGATTGTAGGTAAGAAATGTACTGATGttagttttctgggtttttttttttttaaagagttttccaGTATATAATCACATCACCCAAATAAGGATAATTCTACCTCCTAAGTTTTTATACATCTTATGGGGTTCTCTTAATATCCTATATTAAGTTGAACATCCAAGACTATGTTAAATCATAGTTTTTGCTTGATATTAATATCAAGGAATTAGAAATTATACCAGATATGTATCTACTAGaagtgtttttcctgtttttttttttccctcaaagcctGATGTTGGCTTTTGATCATTACGTTAAGGAAGTGATCATCTCTTCCAGTTAACTAAgagttgtggttttaatttttttaggtcaGGAATGCATGTTGAATTATCATATGAACCTCAGCATCTATTGAGCtaatcattatttttctcctctgtcaTATTAATTTGGTAAGTTTTTAAGATAGATTTCCTAACACTGAACCACATTCACACTCTATGAATTAATTCTATTTGGTTGTAACACATAATTCTTTTAATATAGTGCCTGATTCTAATGAATATTTCCTTAGAATTTTTGCATTGATATCCAGTGCTTGTGTCATTCATCAGGTGAGTGTGTGCAGCATGATAATAATGATGGTGAAGTGATGAGACACATCCGCATTCCTTTTGATTCCTGAACAATGAGAATGAAAAATCATACAGTGTGACACAGGTGACTTGTGTCACTTCACGTATAATGAGCCACCCTAAGCTTCCAGGACAGTCAAAGCTCTTACAAGGAGGTAAGGAGGTATTCCATTGAATCTCTCCCCCATTTCACACTGTGTCAGAGATGTACGGGATACGTAAGCTGTCTGTATGTTAAATACATTCTGTATGTATTGAGAAACACTTGTATGTTTCATTCACACAGaatatttgcatttcattttttcccatcaACTTCCCTAGAGCAGTGTTGGGCATAACATAGATGATAAAAGCTTATTAAATAAATACTATTGAGCACATTTCTTTAATAACTAATGACAGTTCTCATTTATGAGGTGACTAGTTTGCACCAGGCCCTTTATTGCATGCTtgatctcatttgatcctgaCAATAACCTGGAAAATAGGTATTGTTTTACTCATTGGACAGATACAGGAAGAGACTCAGCAAAAGCCATATACCTGGCTAAGGTGTCTCCCCACTGAGCGTCACGCTGTGTTGAAGACCAGGGCCCAGGCCCAGTTTTTTCACTCTGTCATTAACTAGACGATCACTTATATACAGAATTATTTCAAGCTGGTGTTTCTAAGTAAAGTTTCTGAAGACAAAACTATTTTGGCATGTGCCTCAATCAGTGAgaatcagagggcttccctggtggcgcagtggttaagaatccgcctgccaatgcaggggacacgggttcgagccctggtccgggaagatcccacatgcatcgGAGCAAcaaaacccgtgtgccacaactactgaacctgtgctctagagcccgcaagccacaactactgagcccacgtgccacagctactgaagcccacgcgccta
This window contains:
- the EXOC8 gene encoding exocyst complex component 8; amino-acid sequence: MAMAMSDSGASRLRRQLESDGFEARLYVKQLSQQSDGDRDLQEHRQRIQALAEETAQNLKRNVYQNYRQFIETAREISYLESEMYQLSHLLTEQKSSLESIPLTLLPAAAAAGAAAASGGEEGGGGAGGRDHLRGQAGFFPSPGGASRDSSGPGEEGKQRTLTTLLEKVEGCRHLLETPGQYLVYNGDLVEYEADHMTQLQRVHGFLMNDCLLVATWLPQRRGMYRYNALYPLDGLAVVNVKDSPPMKDMFKLLMFPESRIFQAENAKIKREWLEVLEETKRALSEKRRRGQEEAAAPRGPPQVTSKASNPFEDEDDGEPAVPEAEEEEVDLSVEWIQELPEDLDVCIAQRDFEGAVDLLDKLNHYLEDRPSPPPVKELRARVDERVGQLTEVLVFELCPGRSLRGGPKATRRAVSQLIRLGQCTKACELFLRNRAAAVHTAIRQLRIEGATLLYIHKLCHVFFTSLLETAREFETDFAGTDSGCYSAFVVWARSAMGMFVDAFSKQVFDSKESLSTAAECVKVAKEHCQQLSDIGLDLTFIIHALLVKDIQGALHSYKEIIIEATKHRNSEEMWRRMNLMTPEALGKLKEEMKGCGVGNFEQYTGDDCWVNLSYTVVAFTKQTMGFLEEALKLYFPELHMVLLESLVEIIWVAVQHVDYSLRCEQDPEKKAFIRQNASFLHETVLPVVEKRFEEGVGKPARQLQDLRNASRLIRVNPDSTTSVV